In one Asterias amurensis chromosome 9, ASM3211899v1 genomic region, the following are encoded:
- the LOC139942323 gene encoding neuropeptides B/W receptor type 1-like, translating to MSNNFSSSDDAASTTLPTLIPVLFAREQPLRYAAPSVMVITLLIGVVGNACLLLVNLRAKRSKSCNVLDVPLTTLAIVDLVLLVVTGPFFAVEFVLEDWPFGDAACRLLLPVNHLTETVGAYTVGLLALDECLVIALPNSYARRRDLKAAVASNLAVCFISVLLTIPAYIFTTNHQTTYRASFCTMHMPNVAHGIQLYAFVVCFCIPQFITLSCLLWIFYKSNGNLWRPANDESQPRSKQTRAVVLLIASLSGAQILLWLPYHIVSFLRPGIFSPAITRQDVHSYTALACYGYAYSAIKPMLYIFINEDIRNRFVGAIPLGWGKGIQGIRHGAREPNSPVHFQFDTASGSGRVPSMSSLRTIPGYPNVGINGEAEGVMDCPDRSWRL from the coding sequence ATGTCCAATAATTTTTCCTCATCGGATGATGCCGCGTCCACAACGCTGCCCACCCTCATCCCAGTGCTGTTCGCCCGGGAGCAACCGCTCCGCTACGCGGCACCGAGTGTCATGGTGATCACGCTCCTCATCGGCGTTGTCGGTAACGCCTGCCTACTTTTGGTCAATCTCCGGGCAAAGAGGAGCAAGTCATGCAACGTGTTGGACGTGCCCCTGACCACCCTAGCGATTGTAGACCTCGTTCTGCTTGTCGTCACCGGACCGTTTTTTGCTGTCGAGTTCGTTCTTGAGGACTGGCCGTTCGGGGATGCCGCATGCCGGCTGCTGCTCCCAGTGAATCACCTCACGGAGACGGTCGGTGCGTACACTGTCGGCTTACTCGCTCTTGACGAGTGCCTTGTCATTGCTCTACCGAACTCCTACGCCCGCCGTCGTGACCTTAAAGCGGCAGTTGCTTCTAACTTAgctgtatgcttcatttcgGTTCTCCTCACCATTCCAGCTTATATCTTCACCACAAACCATCAAACAACGTATCGGGCATCGTTCTGCACAATGCATATGCCTAATGTTGCCCACGGCATCCAGTTGTATGCTTTTGTGGTATGTTTCTGCATCCCACAGTTCATAACTCTTTCTTGCCTGTTGTGGATCTTCTACAAGTCCAACGGTAACTTATGGCGTCCCGCGAACGACGAGAGCCAGCCCAGGAGCAAGCAGACGCGAGCGGTGGTCCTGCTCATCGCGTCTCTAAGCGGCGCTCAAATCCTGCTCTGGCTGCCGTACCACATAGTCTCGTTCCTCCGCCCCGGTATCTTTTCACCAGCTATAACCCGTCAAGATGTTCACTCATATACAGCCTTAGCGTGCTACGGCTATGCATACTCGGCAATCAAACCTATGTTGTACATCTTCATCAATGAGGATATCCGTAACCGTTTCGTAGGAGCGATTCCCCTGGGGTGGGGGAAGGGAATCCAGGGAATACGCCACGGGGCTCGGGAGCCTAACTCCCCCGTACATTTTCAGTTTGACACGGCGAGTGGAAGTGGCAGAGTACCATCAATGAGTTCTCTTCGTACCATCCCTGGCTATCCAAATGTGGGGATCAACGGTGAGGCTGAGGGTGTAATGGACTGTCCAGATCGGAGTT